A portion of the Pleuronectes platessa chromosome 15, fPlePla1.1, whole genome shotgun sequence genome contains these proteins:
- the myo7ab gene encoding unconventional myosin-VIIa isoform X1, with amino-acid sequence MVILQQGDYVWLDLKTGREFDVPVGAVVKLCDSGQIQVLDDEAKEHWISPQNATNIKPMHPTSIHGVEDMIRLGDLNEAGILRNLLIRYDERVIYTNCGGRTYTGSILVAVNPYQLLPIYTPDQIRLYTNKKIGELPPHIFAIADNCYFNMQRNNKDQCCIISGESGAGKTESTKLILQFLAAISGQHSWIEQQVLEATPILEAFGNAKTIRNDNSSRFGKYVDIHFNKRGAIEGAKIEQYLLEKSRVCRQAPDERNYHIFYCVLKGMPPEMKAKLGLGLATDYSYLTMGNCTQCDGRDDLRDYSSILSAMKVLMFTETENWEISKLLAAILHMGNLRFEARTYDNLDACLVVRSPDLVTAASLMEVEPKDVMVCLTTRTLITRGESVATPLSVGQGLDVRDAFVKGIYGRLFVWIVDKINAAIYRPPSCESNIVRRSIGLLDIFGFENFIVNSFEQLCINFANENLQQFFVRHVFKLEQEEYNLEDISWQHIEFTDNQDALDMIAQKPMNIISLIDEESKFPKGSDATMLYKLNSQHKLNSNYIPPKNIYQTQFGIQHFAGVVHYETRGFLEKNRDSLHTDIIQLVHSSKNKFIKQIFQADVAMFLCGYQQPSTPTPKGVETRKRSPTLSSQFKRSLEMLMRTLSVCQPFFVRCIKPNELKKPMIFDRELCIRQLRYSGMMETIRIRRAGYPIRYSFAEFVDRYRVLMPGVKPSHVQADLRGTSQKIVLARLGKHDDWQIGKTKVFLKDHHDLQLEVERDKAITDKVILIQKSVRGLKERNHFLRLRSAVTFIQKVWRGYRCRKNYQIMQKGFLRLQAVYRSRKFLRSYQVTRLRITLTQARCRGFMIRRTFWRRLRAVLTMQAYTRGMIARRFCQRLRAELQHRLEAEGQRLAEEEQLRNQMTARRAKAEAERNHQERLVQLTQQQEEREREEKEEARRKKELLEQMEREKEQPVDHSDMVDRMFGFLGNSGPLPNQDGRAPSGFEDLENTPHSEEAEEELLNEALPLPVEEEEDLSEYKFSKFAATYFQGVSTHTYIRRPLKQPLLFHEDEGDQLAALAVWITVLRFMGDLPEPKSQLVINDGSEKIPVMTKIYETLGKRTYKRELQELQVEGENSAIDNQKRNSIRHKLVSLTLKRKSKITEEVTRRLTESDYGLQGNSMLEDRPTSNLEKLHFIIGNGILRPALRDEIYCQICKQLTQNPSKSSHARGWILLSLCLGCFAPSEKFLKYLRTFLINGPPGYAPYCEERLRRTFINRTRTQPPSWLELQATKSKKPIMLPVTFMDGTTKTLLADSATTASELCNALADKNNLRDRFGFSLYIALFDKVSSLGSGSDHVMDAVSQCEQYAKEQGAQERNAPWRLFFRKEIFSPWHNPAEDQVATNLIYQQIVRGVKFGEYRCEKEEDLAELASQQYFVDYGPEILQDRLLSLIPSYIPDREITATKTSEKWSHLIIQAHKKGLNSKRRSNTQRVKEDVVDFARLKWPLLFSRFYEAFKFSGPSLPKNDVIVAVNWTGVYFVDEQEQVLLELSFPEITAVSSSRGGKLQGQSFTLVIMKGDKYTFTSNNAEDIRDLVVSFLDGLRKRSKYVVGLMDCPNPAGVDSTFLSFSKGDLIILDDHDGEHVMNSGWAHGINDKTKQRGDFPADCVYVVPTITRPQYDIVALVTMTPDQRRESISLSQMKPSDIEDKTKTYTLEEFSYDYFRPPPKSTLSRVMIPKSRGKERLWSCTREPLKQPLLKKVLAHEELAQEACLASTAVMKYMGDYPSKRVRFVNELTDQIFEGALKAEPLKDEIFCQILKQLTDNHIKYSEEKGWELLWLCTGLFPPSNVLLPHVQKFLQAKKHCPLAPDCMQRLQKALRNGSRKYPPHLVEVEAIQHKTTQIFHKVYFPDDSDEVFEVESSTKAKDFCHNISGRLMLKSSEGFSLFVKITDKVISVPDGDFFFDFVRHLTDWIKKARPVKDGVVPSLTYQVFFMKKLWTNTVPGKDSMADSIFHYYQELPKYLRGYHKCPRDEVYQLAALIYRVKYDEEKSHFQNICKILKELVPQDQIRHLSPDDWKRSILSLFNKQSGKTPEEAKLSLLKIIYKWPTFGSAFFEVKQTTDPNYPETLLIAINKHGVSLIDPKSKEILTTHPFTKISNWSSGNTYFHITIGNLVRGSKLLCETSLGYKMDDLLTSYISQMLTTMTKQRTSRGNSK; translated from the exons ATGGTCATTCTGCAGCAG GGCGACTATGTGTGGCTGGACCTCAAAACGGGTCGAGAGTTTGACGTGCCGGTGGGAGCCGTGGTCAAACTCTGCGACTCCGGACAGATCCAGGTTCTGGACGATGAAGCCAAG GAACACTGGATCTCTCCTCAGAATGCCACCAACATCAAGCCCATGCACCCGACCTCCATCCACGGGGTGGAGGACATGATCCGCCTGGGAGACCTGAACGAAGCCGGCATCCTCCGCAACCTGCTCATCCGCTACGACGAGCGCGTCATCTAC ACAAATTGTGGTGGAAGG ACGTACACCGGCTCCATCCTGGTGGCTGTGAATCCGTACCAGCTGCTTCCCATCTACACCCCCGACCAGATTCGCCTCTACACCAACAAGAAGATCGGCGAGTTGCCGCCGCACATATTCGCCATAGCTGACAACTGCTACTTCAACATGCAGCGGAACAACAAGGACCAGTGCTGCATCATCAG tggTGAGTCCGGAGCTGGGAAGACAGAAAGCACAAAGCTGATTCTGCAGTTCCTCGCTGCCATCAGTGGTCAGCACTCCTGGATCGAGCAGCAGGTCCTGGAGGCCACGCCCATCCTCGAAG CTTTCGGAAACGCGAAGACGATTCGCAACGACAACTCCAGTCGCTTCGGGAAATACGTCGACATCCACTTCAACAAGCGCGGCGCCATCGAAGGAGCCAAGATCGAGCAGTACCTGCTGGAGAAGTCCAGAGTGTGTCGACAG GCTCCGGACGAGAGGAACTACCACATCTTCTACTGCGTGTTGAAGGGGATGCCTCCGGAGATGAAAGCCAAACTGGGTCTGGGCCTCGCCACAGATTACTCCTACCTCACCATG GGGAACTGCACACAGTGTGACGGTCGAGACGACCTGAGAGATTACTCCAGCATCCTGTCGGCCATGAAGGTCCTGATGTTCACCGAGACGGAGAACTGGGAGATCTCCAAGCTGCTCGCTGCCATCCTGCACATGGGGAACCTGCGATTCGAGG CTCGAACGTACGACAATCTGGACGCCTGTTTGGTCGTGAGATCTCCTGACCTGGTCACTGCTGCCTCACtcatggag GTGGAGCCTAAGGACGTGATGGTGTGTTTAACCACACGAACCCTGATCACTCGAGGGGAAAGCGTGGCGACGCCTCTCAGCGTGGGACAAGGCCTGGACGTCAGAGACGCCTTCGTTAAG GGGATCTACGGCCGACTGTTTGTCTGGATCGTGGATAAGATCAACGCGGCCATCTACAGGCCTCCGTCCTGCGAGAGCAACATCGTGCGCAGATCCATCGGACTGCTGGACATCTTCGGCTTCGAGAACTTCATCGTCAACAG CTTCGAGCAGCTCTGCATCAACTTCGCCAACGAGAACCTGCAGCAGTTCTTCGTTCGTCACGTGTTCaaactggagcaggaggagtacAACCTGGAGGACATCAGCTGGCAGCACATCGAGTTCACCGACAACCAGGACGCCCTGGACATGATCGCACAGAAGCCCATGAACATCATCTCCCTGATCGACGAGGAGAGCAAGTTCCCTAAG GGATCTGATGCTACGATGCTCTACAAGCTCAACTCGCAGCACAAGCTCAACTCCAACTACATCCCTCCGAAGAACATCTACCAGACCCAGTTTGGTATCCAGCACTTTGCCGGTGTGGTGCATTACGAGACCAGAG gATTCCTGGAGAAGAACCGCGACAGCCTCCACACCGACATCATCCAGCTCGTCCACTCGTCCAAGAACAAGTTCATCAAGCAGATCTTCCAGGCGGACGTGGCCATG TTTCTGTGTGGCTATCAGCAGCCCAGCACCCCCACTCCAAAG ggagtgGAGACGAGGAAGCGCTCTCCCACTCTGAGCAGTCAGTTCAAACGTTCCCTGGAGATGCTGATGAGGACGCTGAGCGTGTGTCAGCCGTTCTTCGTGCGTTGTATCAAACCCAACGAGCTCAAGAAGCCGATG ATATTCGACAGAGAGCTCTGCATCCGTCAGCTGCGATACTCCGGTATGATGGAGACCATCCGGATCCGCCGGGCCGGTTACCCCATCAGATACAGCTTCGCCGAGTTTGTGGACCGGTACCGAGTCTTAATGCCTGGAGTGAAACCTTCTCACGTTCAG GCGGATCTACGAGGAACCTCTCAGAAGATTGTCCTGGCTCGACTGGGGAAACATGACGACTGGCAAATCGGAAAGACCAAAGTGTTCCTGAAG gATCACCACGACctgcagctggaggtggagagagacaaaGCCATAACTGACAAGGTCATCCTCATCCAGAAGTCTGTGCGAGGACTGAAAGAGAG GAACCACTTCCTCCGACTGAGGAGCGCGGTGACTTTCATCCAAAAGGTCTGGAGGGGATATCGCTGCAGAAAGAATTACCAGATT ATGCAGAAGGGCTTCCTGCGCCTTCAGGCCGTGTACAGGTCCAGGAAGTTCTTAAGAAGCTACCAGGTCACTCGCCTTCGCATCACTCTCACCCAAGCCCGCTGCCGTGGTTTCATGATCCGGCGGACGTTCTGGCGGCGCCTGCGTGCCGTGTTGACCATGCAGGCCTACACCAGGGGCATGATCGCCAGACGCTTCTGCCAGAGGCTGAGGGCAGAG CTGCAGCATCGCCTGGAAGCCGAGGGCCAGCGTCTGgccgaggaggagcagctgcggAACCAGATGACGGCGCGGCGGGCGAAGGCCGAGGCCGAGAGGAATCACCAGGAGCGGCTCGTCCAACTgacccagcagcaggaggagagggagcgcgaggagaaggaggaggcgaggaggaagaaggagctgctggagcagatggagagggagaaggagcagcCCGTGGATCACTCCGACATGGTCGACCGTATGTTCGGGTTCCTGGGGAACTCGGGGCCGTTACCCAACCAGGACGGACGAGCACCAAGTGGCTTCGAG GACCTGGAGAACACTCCTCACAGTGAGGAAGctgaagaggagctgctgaatgAAGCTCTGCCGCTGCCcgttgaagaagaggaggatttgTCTGAGTACAAGTTCTCTAAGTTTGCAGCCACCTACTTCCAGGGAGTTTCCACTCACACGTACATCAGACGACCGCTGAAGCAACCGCTGCTTTTCCACGAGGACGAAGGAGATCAGCTG GCTGCACTGGCCGTGTGGATCACCGTGCTGAGGTTCATGGGCGACCTCCCCGAACCCAAGAGCCAGCTGGTCATAAACGACGGCAGCGAAAAGATTCCCGTCATGACCAAGATCTACGAAACCCTCGGGAAGAGGACGTACAagagggagctgcaggagctgcaggtggaAGGAGAG AACAGTGCCATTGACAACCAGAAGAGGAACAGCATCAGACACAAACTCGTGTCTCTCACCCTGAAGAGGAAATCTAAGATCACAGAGGAG GTCACCAGGCGTTTGACCGAGAGCGACTACGGCCTCCAGGGGAACAGCATGCTGGAGGACCGGCCCACCTCCAACCTGGAGAAACTTCACTTCATCATCGGCAACGGCATCTTACGACCCGCCCTCAG GGACGAGATCTACTGTCAGATCTGCAAACAGCTGACTCAGAATCCGTCCAAGAGCAGTCACGCCCGAGGATGGATCCTGCTGTCGCTCTGCCTCGGCTGCTTCGCCCCCTCCGAGAAGTTTCTCAAG TATTTACGGACGTTCTTGATCAACGGTCCCCCTGGTTATGCTCCATACTGCGAGGAGAGGCTGAGGAGGACGTTTATCAATCGCACACGGACTCAGCCACCGTCCTGGTTGGAGCTGCAGGCCACTAAATCCAAGAAGCCCATCATGTTACCAGTCACGTTCATGGACGGCACCACTAAGACCCTCCTGGCAGACTCGGCCACCACCGCCAGCGAGCTCTGCAACGCTCTGGCGGACAAGAACAACCTGAGAGACCGATTCGGCTTCTCGCTGTACATCGCCCTGTTTGACAAG GTGTCTTCATTGGGCAGCGGCAGCGACCATGTCATGGACGCCGTCTCCCAGTGCGAGCAGTACGCAAAGGAGCAGGGCGCTCAGGAGAGGAACGCCCCCTGGAGGCTGTTCTTCAGGAAGGAGATCTTCAGCCCCTGGCACAACCCCGCCGAGGACCAGGTGGCCACAAACCTCATCTACCAGCAGATCGTCCGAGGGGTGAAGTTCGGAGAGTATCGCTGCGAGAAG GAGGAGGACTTGGCAGAGCTGGCCTCTCAGCAGTACTTTGTGGATTACGGCCCTGAAATCCTCCAGGATCGCCTGCTCAGCCTCATTCCGTCCTACATCCCCGACAGAGAGATCACGGCCACTAAGACGTCAGAGAAGTGGTCTCATCTGATAATCCAAGCCCACAAGAAG GGATTAAACTCGAAGAGGAGGTCGAACACACAGAGGGTGAAGGAGGACGTGGTGGATTTCGCTCGGTTGAAGTGGCCCCTGCTCTTCTCCCGCTTCTACGAGGCCTTTAAATTCTCAG GACCCAGTCTGCCCAAGAACGACGTGATCGTGGCGGTGAACTGGACCGGGGTTTACTTTGTGGACGAGCAGGAGCAGGTGCTGCTGGAACTGTCTTTCCCAGAGATCACTGCGGTGTCCAGTAGCAG AGGGGGTAAACTCCAGGGCCAGAGTTTTACCTTGGTCATAATGAAAGGAGACAAGTACACGTTCACCTCCAACAACGCCGAGGACATCCGGGATCTGGTGGTCTCCTTCCTCGATGGTCTGAGGAAGAGGTCCAAGTACGTGGTGGGACTGATGGACTGTCCCAACCCCG CCGGGGTCGACTCCACCTTCCTGAGTTTCTCCAAAGGGGATCTCATCATCCTGGACGATCACGACGGGGAACACGTGATGAACTCGGGTTGGGCTCACGGCATCAACGACAAGACCAAACAGAGAGGAGACTTCCCGGCTGACTGCGTCTACGTCGTGCCCACCATCACCAGACCCCAGTACGACATCGTG gCGCTCGTGACCATGACTCCCGATCAGAGACGAGAGTCCATCAGTCTGTCCCAGATGAAGCCGTCAGACATCGAGGACAAAACGAAGACGTACACGCTGGAGGAGTTCTCCTACGACTACTTCAG gcctCCTCCTAAGAGCACCCTGAGCAGGGTGATGATCCCCAAGTCCCGAGGGAAGGAGCGTCTGTGGAGCTGCACCAGGGAGCCCCTCAAACAGCCTCTGCTGAAGAAGGTGCTGGCTCATGAGGAGCTCGCCCAGGAGGCCTGTCTGGCCTCCACAG CTGTGATGAAGTACATGGGCGACTACCCGTCCAAACGCGTTCGCTTCGTCAACGAGCTCACGGACCAGATCTTCGAAGGAGCTCTGAAGGCCGAGCCGCTGAAAGACGAGATCTTCTGTCAGATCCTCAAACAGCTGACGGACAATCACATCAA GTACAGTGAGGAGAAGGGCTGGGAGCTGCTGTGGCTCTGCACTGGTTTGTTTCCTCCCAGTAACGTCCTGCTGCCTCACGTCCAGAAGTTCCTCCAGGCCAAGAAGCACTGTCCTCTCGCTCCGGACTGTATGCAGCGGCTCCAGAAAGCCTTACG AAACGGCTCGAGGAAGTATCCCCCTCacctggtggaggtggaggccatCCAGCACAAAACCACCCAGATCTTCCACAAAGTCTATTTCCCGGACGACTCAGACGAG GTGTTTGAGGTGGAGTCGAGCACCAAAGCCAAAGATTTCTGCCACAACATCTCGGGGCGTCTGATGCTCAAATCCTCGGAGGGCTTCAGTCTCTTTGTCAAGATCACAGACAAG GTCATCAGTGTCCCCGACGGCGACTTCTTCTTCGACTTCGTGAGGCATCTGACGGACTGGATCAAGAAAGCCCGACCGGTGAAAGACG GTGTCGTGCCTTCACTGACCTATCAGGTGTTCTTCATGAAGAAGCTCTGGACCAACACGGTGCCGGGAAAAGATTCCATGGCCGACTCCATCTTCCACTACTACCAG GAGCTGCCTAAGTATCTGCGCGGCTACCACAAGTGTCCGAGGGACGAGGTGTACCAGCTGGCGGCGCTGATCTACAGAGTGAAGTACGACGAGGAGAAATCACACTTCCAGAACATTTGCAAAATCCTGAAGGAGCTCGTGCCCCAGGACCAAATCCGACATCTGTCCCCAGACGACTGGAAGAGG TCGATCCTGTCGCTGTTCAACAAACAATCGGGGAAAACTCCAGAAGAAGCAAAACTATCGCTTCTCAAGATCATTTACAAGTGGCCCACGTTCGGTTCTGCGTTCTTCGAAGTGAAG CAAACAACGGATCCAAATTACCCAGAAACCCTCCTGATAGCGATAAACAAACACGGAGTCAGTCTGATCGATCCGAAGTCGAAG GAGATCCTCACCACTCACCCCTTCACGAAAATCTCAAACTGGAGCAGCGGCAACACGTATTTCCACATCACCATCGGGAACCTGGTGCGAGGCAGCAAGCTGCTGTGTGAAACCTCCCTG GGCTACAAGATGGACGACCTCCTGACCTCGTACATCAGCCAGATGCTGACGACCATGACTAAACAGAGAACGTCCCGGGGCAACAGCAAGTGA